The DNA region ACAATTGCTTGTAAGGATTACAGAGCAACTGGAGTTGCTGTATTCCTAATGATATGGAGGCGTTGATTGAACACACAACTCCAACTCATCTGCTTCTTCATCATCGTCATCTGCATCTACCAAGTTACTAGGATGGTGTTGAGAAATGAGAAGCATGACCTTTCAAATTAAATCTGCCATGCCTGAAGAACACAATTGGAGCATCTTAAGCTGATTAGACTAGAAAAATTTAAATGACCAGACTTGGAATCTGACTAACCTTGAGGCTCTTCCAAATGATTTCTGTCCTCAGAAGGGAAGCTAATGGATATTGTCAAGAAAACCCATTTTCGTCTGGGAAGTCCAATTATAAAGTACTTCGAATTTCACACCTATTTTCAAATTCACCATCAAAATCCATTATGTCGCTCACAAGGGTTACTATGTCCATCCTAGATACTGCTAGGGGTTGTCTGGTTAAGGGACTACTTAAACAAAGGTTTATAACATGAATTGCTATGCAATGAATAACAATCTAGGGATTGTTATGCAGTGATTATAATGTAGGGAATGTTGTATGGTAAATGATATAGAGAATGATATGCAAGGATTGCCTACTTTAAGGGTAATTTTGTCCTTAAGATACTTTATCCTTGAATTGctaatatatattattattttacattttatcccgcataaaataatatatagatCCCCGTATAAATTATGCAGTTTAATATCGGAAACCAACACTGCATAAGTTATGTAGAGTTTTATTCTTGAAATCTATTTAAGTAGATATTACATCAGTGATGCAGAGTTTTAATATTTCAAATGAAATTAGTGTATAGATTAGGAATTTCAAAGGATTACTTTTCTTATGAGGTCAGCCAAATGACCCCTAACGTAAAGAGAGCTGACTCAGCGTAACATGTTACAACCTGGAACAACCACGTGCAATATGCATAAGAAAATGTGCAAGAAATTTGGAACGGTTGATATAGGAGCCCTGTCGTATAAATACCTTCATCCTCAAATATACTGTATCAATCCAAACCAGACCTGAGTGTTATATTCCCTGAGACATTTCATACATATCGAGGCTTATCAAGGCTATCCCAGTAGTTTGGGACCAAAACCTCATACTTCTTACCCCTCGATAGATTGTAAAATATGAACCTATAATTGAAACTTTGGCAAACCAAAATTACTTGATATGTTGCCTAGCTTTAACCACTTTAGTTTATATTTACAGGTAATAATAGGTTTTAAAATGGAGCATTAAAATTGCTAATAACTTTGACAGAAAAATAAGTTTAGGATACTCCTTATGTATATCAGAGATATCTCTTCCAGCAGCTCCAGCGTCAGATATGTGTATTGCACCAATTCGGTGAATTTCCCTTAGCTCAATATCATTTTCATTTCTTCCCCCTCCAGGTTCAGCACCATTACCACCTTTCGTTCTGCTTCCTGTTTTATAGTTGAAATTTATGACAATTAAGTAAATATTACCAGCAAATATCTTGTACCAACTATCTGAAAGATCGGACCAAATCCTGGTCTGATCAGATGGAGGCCCAGAATTCCCTTTTGATCTCTCCTGGGGTGGGGCCTGTCTTCCATCATTAGCCTCACCATGGGAAGTGCCAGCAACCTGTGGATTTTCGGAGGAGCCAGCAGTATTGAGCTGTGACATAAGCATGGTTGCAAGTACCAAGGTGGAATCAAAAGTTGAGATGGAGCCATCATCTAAACCAAATTTTGGAGCCATTAGAATTGGCCTAGTCCAGTAATTCGGTTCGATTAGAAGAAAATCTTATATGAAAACAAAAAACTTGTGCCTATAACAGCAAAGAAGAAATCTACTAAAGAATTAAAATTGAACAACATTAAAAATCGAAGGTCATAATAATTGAAGAGACACACATACGCACGAATGTACATTCATTAGTAGTTTAACATGGTCCATACACTAGATCCACGAGACTCCGAAGTAGTATGTACTGGTTCCGGTAACAGGTAAAGCCAAAAGTTGTGACCCGTCTTGTCAGGAGAGGTGCCAACCTTATCTCCCACAATAATCAACTGCAATTAATTTAAACATACTAGCCAATTTGATTAAGTAGCAGGCATGTCTTTTGACGTTATTGCGTTCACCTTTTCTTTCACTTTCTTAGTAAGTGAATATCCTCATTAGGCCGTTTTACAAAAAAAACATAGTGGAAAGTACACTAGGCAGTCACTTTTAAGCatattgtttaaaatatatccacAGTTTATAATGTATTTAAATATTAGTTAATTTCGCTCAAATTTTAGGACACGACGTCCTACAAGTTCGaatcttatgtcctgaattttaaattagtagttcagaaattcaggacacttagggtgtgtttggtatgaaggaaaatttttccataaaaaatattttcctagaaaatattttcctggaaaatgagtggttttatcacttatttttctgaaaaatgagtgattttatcacttattttcatttgtttggttggtgagtaaaaaaaaattgaaaaatattttctagtgtttggttagagaatataaaatatttttttatgctactctcctcaacCCACCTTCACCAAATTTCCCATGTTTTCTGTATCCCCCcagactctattttcttcaagaatttaattattcttttcaaaattcacaCAAACTCAAAAGAACTAATGTGCTACTTTACTTTTTCACacaaaaacaacattaaaatctgAGCTCGAtaacttaaaaaaaatactttattttgttgaaaaagaaagtatctTTTATACAACATCAAAAGAAATTACTCATTTTGTTggatgaaagaaaatactttttctacatcatgaaaagaaaatactcaatttgttgaaatgagaaaatattttttctacatcatgaaaagaaagtactctttttcttgaaatgaaagaaaatactttttcttgtcacgacccaaaattcaaccagtcgtctaacccaacccgctaggtaagccaatataACAATAATCCAATTTCAAATGAGGTCTACAGAGAAAATAATTATGAAATAACTAAACTCTTATACAAAGAATcaccaaggactggtagtacaaatcataagcttctaagatttagagttttaCAAAAGCTGAACTGAAATAATTACCACATCTGTTTGGATTGTAAATGAATAATAttcaaatctaaagctaccaaggacaagtgatagccataactggaacgcatgtacatcttcaatgccagctcccgccataaaCAGTAGCAGCAACTCCAAGATCTGGACGCAAAATAGGAAATCTCAGGTAAAACCATTTTGATGCTCACAATTCCTTATTTTAAAGTGTTCtactcagtcaacaatccagcatataaggatgatatgcaagtaaaatcaGGTAAACACCCGGggaaatttcaagtaaagatgaaatacaataaccaaatatcattccgttgcggcgcgcaacccgatccaataacagTAAACAGCTCtcccagagctcacatcaaccagaaacccatcggtttctcacaatctacgtgtacaccatcaatagagaaacatgagagggagaccctagggggatgaatctgtatccacacgctgcattgataactcacgtgctaataatatcaatcgcactgacaactcacgttctgcacagaaaactcacgtgctataatatcaatatctggatccgcacggataactcacgtgctaataatatcaattcGCCTGGCGTGGTCATaggcacaatatcataatccacccggcatggtcacatgcataacaacacaatccgcctggTGTGATCACAGGCACAATATCCTAATCCACCTGGCATGTTCACGGGCATAACAATACAATTCGCCCAGTGTCGCCCAGTGTCGCCCAGTTtggtttttaggtgatccgaagTTTGacttggaagaataaatttcattgttgagattttaagttgaaagagttgactaagtttgcCTTTTTCTAAATTTGACccaggaatagagttttgatggttccgttaggttcggatggtgattttggactcggacatatgcccggatttgcattttggatgttcctagaaggattcggcattaattggcgaaagttgaaaatttgaaggtttggaaagttcataagtttgatcgggagttgactttgaggatatcataTTTGAATTATGATTTCGGGAATTGGAATaacttcgttatgttatttgggacttgtgttcaaaatttgggttcattccgggttgatttgatatgtttcggcgcgagttttggaagttggaagttcaaagttcatttaagttcgaattgaggtgtggctcgtcgtttcgatgttgttatgtgtgaattgaggcctcgagtaaatccgtattatgttatataacttgttggtatattcggatggggtccccAGTGGatcgggtaagtttcggacgaggttcggataGTTTTTGGGTTAAGTTGAATTTTCGggggctgctggttctggtgttccGCACCCGCGACTAgtattgcgcaggtgcgatggtcgcagaaacGAGACCATGAGCGCTGAAGCGAAGAGCATTGCTGGGCAGGAGGCCGTAAATGCAGAGtcttcttcgcatctgcgaaggcgcagattTTATCGCAGGAGCGAATATGGATTGTTGGTGAGGGGTCGCAAATGCGGGAAGTTTTGCACAGAAGCGCGACCGCAGGAGCGGAAAAATGATCGCAGAAGAGATGTCTGCTGAGTTTGGGCTTGTTCGCAGAAG from Nicotiana tabacum cultivar K326 chromosome 24, ASM71507v2, whole genome shotgun sequence includes:
- the LOC107822333 gene encoding uncharacterized protein LOC107822333: MAPKFGLDDGSISTFDSTLVLATMLMSQLNTAGSSENPQVAGTSHGEANDGRQAPPQERSKGNSGPPSDQTRIWSDLSDSWYKIFAGNIYLIVINFNYKTGSRTKGGNGAEPGGGRNENDIELREIHRIGAIHISDAGAAGRDISDIHKDFPSEDRNHLEEPQGMADLI